One segment of Thermogemmatispora onikobensis DNA contains the following:
- a CDS encoding M20 family metallopeptidase: MSASATFSQAYLSALQPYEEEMLQRLALLVNIDSGTGQVEGITRIIGYLRSWLETLGCSVTLHDGGQYGPHLVARLSGGRLVGGRRFLLVGHVDTVYAPGSASACPFRRDGELAFGPGVIDMKSGVIMALYSLRVLLESHFSDFSEICLVLNGDEEMGSPSSTPLLWELARQADVGLVLEPTRSPEIITEARKGADRYLLEISGRPAHSGAEPHRGRSAVIELAHKIVAIDHLHALLPGVTFNVTRLGSSELLNVVPEMARCWISVRAYTQEGLEAAAEALEQVAACSSVPGTRARLTRTRGRVPYQATPQVRALVEVARLEAQALGLELVAEAKGGVSDANLLMQAGLPTLDSLGPVGGKMHVLREEFLRIPSLALRGALLAGVIRQLALQAAPAAEGEDAPARS; this comes from the coding sequence ATGTCAGCGTCAGCCACATTCTCACAAGCCTACCTCTCGGCCCTGCAGCCCTATGAGGAGGAGATGCTGCAGCGGCTGGCCCTGCTGGTCAATATCGATTCGGGTACTGGCCAGGTCGAGGGGATCACGCGCATTATAGGCTACCTCCGCTCCTGGTTGGAGACGCTCGGTTGCTCGGTGACTCTTCACGACGGCGGTCAGTATGGCCCCCACCTGGTGGCCCGCCTGAGCGGAGGCCGCCTCGTTGGTGGCAGGCGCTTCTTGCTGGTGGGGCACGTCGATACTGTCTATGCCCCAGGCTCCGCGTCAGCCTGTCCTTTCCGCCGCGATGGTGAGCTGGCTTTCGGCCCCGGCGTGATCGATATGAAGTCGGGCGTCATTATGGCGCTCTATAGCCTGCGCGTCCTGCTGGAGTCGCACTTCTCAGACTTCTCGGAGATCTGCCTGGTCCTCAATGGCGATGAGGAGATGGGTTCTCCCTCGAGCACTCCGCTCCTCTGGGAGCTGGCTCGCCAGGCCGATGTCGGCCTGGTGCTGGAGCCAACGCGCTCCCCGGAGATTATTACGGAGGCCCGTAAGGGAGCCGATCGCTATCTGCTGGAGATCAGTGGCCGGCCCGCCCATTCGGGAGCTGAGCCACATCGGGGCCGCTCGGCAGTCATTGAGCTGGCCCATAAGATTGTGGCGATCGATCACTTGCATGCGCTTCTGCCAGGAGTGACTTTTAATGTGACCAGGCTCGGCAGCAGTGAGCTGTTGAATGTGGTGCCCGAGATGGCTCGTTGCTGGATTTCGGTGCGGGCCTATACTCAAGAGGGACTGGAGGCCGCCGCTGAGGCCCTGGAGCAGGTCGCTGCCTGCTCCAGTGTGCCCGGTACCCGGGCCCGCCTGACGCGCACCCGGGGCCGTGTGCCCTACCAGGCTACCCCCCAGGTTCGGGCTTTGGTGGAGGTGGCTCGTCTGGAGGCCCAGGCGCTCGGTCTGGAGCTGGTGGCAGAGGCTAAGGGGGGCGTCTCAGACGCCAATCTCTTGATGCAGGCCGGCCTCCCAACTCTGGATAGCCTCGGGCCAGTCGGGGGCAAGATGCATGTTTTGCGCGAGGAGTTTCTGCGCATCCCTTCGCTGGCGCTGCGTGGGGCCTTGCTGGCGGGCGTGATCCGTCAGTTGGCGCTTCAGGCTGCACCAGCGGCAGAGGGCGAGGACGCGCCCGCCCGGTCTTGA
- a CDS encoding pseudouridine-5'-phosphate glycosidase translates to MPFSAAAAADRYLSLAPTVRDALAEGLPLVALESTVIAHGLPYPTNVETALAMEEAIRAEGAVPATIAIGDGRIMVGLERASLEELATAEDVLKVSRRDLAFALASQRLGATTVSGTMLCAHLAGIRFFATGGIGGVHRGGESTLDISADLMELSRTPVLVVCAGAKAILDLPRTLEYLETQGVPVLGWQTDEFPAFYTPRSGLRLQQRVDDEAQVAAIARTHWDCGLAGLLVCSPVPAEAALPAAQVETAIASALSEAEAKGIHGSSLTPFLLRQVAETTGGASIEANRALLINNARVAARIARAYGSSTGQL, encoded by the coding sequence ATGCCTTTCTCTGCAGCAGCTGCTGCTGATCGCTATTTATCGCTGGCGCCCACGGTACGCGATGCTTTGGCCGAGGGCCTCCCTCTGGTGGCTCTGGAGTCCACGGTGATCGCTCATGGGCTACCTTATCCGACCAATGTGGAGACGGCTCTGGCAATGGAGGAGGCCATCCGGGCGGAGGGGGCAGTGCCGGCCACCATCGCCATCGGCGACGGGCGGATTATGGTCGGTCTGGAAAGAGCGAGCCTGGAGGAGCTGGCCACGGCTGAGGATGTCTTGAAGGTGAGTCGGCGCGATCTGGCCTTTGCTCTGGCGAGCCAGCGGCTGGGGGCCACGACAGTCTCAGGGACGATGCTTTGCGCCCATCTGGCCGGTATCCGCTTTTTTGCCACCGGCGGCATCGGGGGCGTGCATCGCGGAGGCGAAAGTACGTTAGATATCTCCGCCGATCTGATGGAGCTGAGTCGAACGCCGGTCCTGGTGGTCTGCGCGGGAGCCAAGGCGATTTTGGACCTGCCCCGGACGTTGGAATATCTGGAGACTCAGGGGGTGCCAGTCCTCGGTTGGCAAACGGATGAGTTTCCGGCGTTCTATACACCGCGCAGCGGTCTGCGCTTGCAGCAGCGCGTAGATGATGAGGCGCAGGTGGCCGCTATTGCCCGCACGCACTGGGATTGCGGTCTGGCCGGGTTGCTGGTGTGCTCGCCAGTGCCGGCGGAGGCGGCCTTGCCCGCCGCACAGGTGGAGACGGCGATCGCCTCGGCGCTGTCCGAAGCCGAGGCCAAGGGAATCCACGGCTCCTCTCTGACGCCTTTCTTGCTGCGCCAGGTCGCCGAGACTACGGGAGGCGCCAGCATCGAGGCTAATCGCGCCTTGTTGATCAATAATGCTCGCGTGGCTGCTCGCATTGCGCGCGCTTATGGTTCCTCCACCGGGCAGCTCTGA
- a CDS encoding serine/threonine protein kinase, whose product MSGLSTGWKSERPSLHGTGRTLRHGEYRIEGALSYGGAGRLFLASHVTLDTPLALKQLPGDRPLPESVAEELDLALTHRQKKAPLSGRQEDFPLSGGSYTDRFVREALLLVRLRHSAIPVLYDYFFEDGYWYLVLEYCAGPTLASYLRQQGALPPLEALSYAMQICDFFDYLHSQMPPVIYRGLRPASVILTSGGRLVFFDLGCACYLRNGQLYADFEPGVPGYAAPEQYQRGGQCDERSDLFSLGVLLHEMVTGQNPLGKNGRLEPVARLNPGLSPALSALITIATRADPLYRFQSARAFFHALERIVSLEERRAYQRLMRLHLSRGANPAGSSPASSGAAGAAAITLKALAPTGSQSTPPTCSPEEFAAEPTMAIPAEQLKAAASPSEQTAQVPAVLPQTQERPLRPSQQFKRRHRRLVFFLVLLVLLLLGIFSLSLYLLSQLQDAPFWLGVRIS is encoded by the coding sequence ATGTCAGGTCTATCGACCGGTTGGAAGAGTGAGAGACCATCGCTACACGGCACAGGCCGCACCTTGCGTCATGGCGAATATCGCATTGAAGGAGCATTGAGCTATGGAGGAGCCGGGCGCCTTTTCCTGGCGTCACACGTGACGCTGGACACGCCGCTGGCGCTCAAGCAGCTACCGGGCGACCGGCCATTACCGGAGAGTGTCGCTGAGGAGCTAGACCTTGCCCTGACCCACCGACAGAAGAAGGCGCCGTTGTCTGGGCGGCAGGAAGACTTTCCCCTGAGCGGTGGCTCATACACCGATCGCTTCGTGCGCGAAGCGCTCCTGCTGGTGCGCCTGCGTCACTCGGCCATACCGGTGCTCTACGATTACTTCTTCGAAGATGGCTACTGGTACCTCGTCCTGGAATACTGTGCAGGGCCAACGCTGGCCAGCTATCTGCGCCAGCAAGGGGCGCTGCCACCGCTGGAGGCGCTCAGCTATGCCATGCAGATCTGCGACTTCTTTGACTATCTGCACTCCCAGATGCCTCCGGTGATCTACCGCGGCCTGCGCCCTGCCAGTGTGATTCTGACCTCGGGCGGGCGGCTGGTCTTTTTTGACCTTGGGTGTGCCTGCTATCTGCGCAACGGCCAGCTCTATGCCGACTTCGAGCCGGGCGTTCCGGGCTACGCCGCTCCCGAGCAGTATCAACGCGGCGGCCAGTGCGACGAGCGATCAGACCTCTTCAGCCTGGGCGTCCTGCTCCACGAAATGGTCACCGGTCAGAATCCGCTTGGCAAGAACGGGCGCCTGGAGCCGGTGGCGCGTCTCAACCCTGGCCTCTCGCCGGCGCTGAGTGCCCTGATCACCATCGCCACGCGGGCGGACCCGCTCTATCGCTTCCAGTCGGCGCGGGCCTTCTTTCACGCGCTCGAACGGATCGTCTCTCTCGAAGAGCGCCGGGCCTATCAGCGGCTGATGCGCCTGCATCTGAGCCGTGGCGCCAACCCCGCTGGCTCCAGCCCGGCTTCGAGTGGGGCGGCGGGAGCCGCCGCCATCACGCTTAAAGCGCTGGCCCCCACTGGCTCTCAGTCAACTCCCCCAACCTGCTCGCCCGAAGAGTTCGCCGCCGAGCCAACGATGGCGATCCCCGCCGAGCAGCTCAAAGCCGCCGCCTCCCCCTCAGAGCAGACTGCCCAGGTGCCAGCCGTCCTGCCCCAGACCCAGGAGCGCCCTCTTCGTCCCTCACAGCAGTTCAAGCGCCGCCACCGACGGCTTGTTTTTTTCCTCGTCTTGCTCGTGCTCCTGCTGCTGGGCATCTTCAGCCTGAGCCTCTACCTGCTCAGCCAGCTTCAGGACGCCCCTTTCTGGCTGGGGGTCAGGATCTCGTAG
- a CDS encoding thymidine phosphorylase: MQAVEIIRKKRNGEALTTGEIDWLVEQYTHEHIPDYQMAAWLMAVCWRGMDDRETSDLTLAMARSGEQLRVRERLQPVVDKHSTGGVGDKVTLAVAPLVAACGVAVAKMTGRGLGHTGGTVDKLESIRGLRTALTREEFLSILQEHGLVLAGQSAELAPADGKMYALRDVTATVDSIPLIAASIMSKKLAVGASHLLLDVKVGVGAFMKTREEAHELARIMVEIGQRAGLYTEAAVTAMEQPLGRAVGNALEVAEAVAILRGEGPADVSQLCRHEAAELLVMTGAAPTHEEAGRRVQEAIESGRALARLAEVCQAQGGDPRQIEQPERLPRAPVISMLTAPRSGYIAAIHAERLGLAAMRLGAGRFKKGDPIDHRTGLLLQAKVGDYLQAGDPLVEIHARSEEECAAIRQELLACYHWSETPVSSGPLIYEILTPSQKGAS; this comes from the coding sequence ATGCAAGCTGTTGAAATTATCAGAAAGAAGCGAAACGGGGAGGCGCTCACCACCGGAGAGATTGACTGGTTAGTCGAGCAGTACACGCACGAGCACATCCCTGATTACCAGATGGCGGCCTGGTTAATGGCGGTCTGCTGGAGAGGGATGGATGACCGCGAGACGAGCGATCTGACGCTGGCGATGGCCCGTTCGGGCGAGCAGCTGCGTGTCCGCGAGCGGCTGCAGCCGGTCGTAGACAAGCATAGCACTGGTGGAGTGGGAGACAAAGTCACCCTGGCGGTGGCGCCGCTGGTAGCCGCCTGTGGTGTGGCGGTGGCCAAGATGACCGGGCGTGGCCTGGGTCATACGGGGGGGACCGTCGACAAGCTGGAGTCCATCCGTGGACTGCGCACAGCCCTGACCCGCGAAGAATTTCTGAGCATCTTGCAGGAGCACGGCCTGGTCCTCGCGGGCCAATCGGCAGAGCTGGCGCCAGCCGATGGCAAGATGTATGCGCTGCGCGATGTCACGGCGACGGTCGATAGCATTCCCCTGATCGCGGCCAGCATTATGAGCAAGAAACTGGCCGTGGGGGCCTCCCATCTACTGCTGGATGTCAAAGTTGGGGTGGGCGCCTTCATGAAGACACGCGAGGAGGCCCATGAGCTGGCGCGTATCATGGTAGAGATTGGGCAGCGCGCCGGCCTCTATACGGAGGCTGCTGTCACGGCAATGGAGCAACCGCTGGGGCGGGCCGTTGGCAATGCCCTGGAAGTGGCCGAGGCCGTTGCCATCCTGCGTGGTGAGGGGCCAGCGGATGTCAGCCAACTCTGCCGTCACGAGGCTGCCGAGCTGCTCGTCATGACCGGGGCTGCGCCCACACACGAGGAGGCCGGGCGACGGGTGCAGGAGGCGATCGAGAGCGGGCGCGCGCTGGCCAGGCTCGCGGAGGTCTGCCAGGCTCAAGGAGGCGACCCGCGGCAGATAGAGCAGCCGGAGCGTCTGCCGCGAGCGCCAGTGATCAGTATGCTGACTGCCCCACGCAGCGGCTATATTGCTGCCATCCATGCTGAGCGTCTGGGGCTGGCGGCCATGCGCCTGGGAGCGGGCCGCTTCAAAAAAGGTGATCCCATCGATCACCGGACCGGGCTACTGCTCCAGGCGAAGGTCGGCGACTATCTCCAGGCGGGTGATCCCCTGGTCGAGATTCACGCGCGCAGTGAGGAGGAGTGCGCCGCCATTCGTCAAGAGCTGCTTGCCTGTTATCACTGGAGCGAGACCCCGGTCAGCAGCGGCCCGCTGATCTACGAGATCCTGACCCCCAGCCAGAAAGGGGCGTCCTGA
- a CDS encoding sigma-70 family RNA polymerase sigma factor produces MTLRSGSSCRSSPDLPGSDMPWEQLYCILRPRVAHWVHSSSLSSWSRQRDEIITDIVQETMIRLLNYARRAERGEVAPIDSLEHLSLIVAYNCFRDLWRRDHCLIYIIQQDYAAQRASSLSSSLDQFEAVLDHVFEEWLFSFLAREIVNFPEKQRTALLMDLANRMHFGPQPTVLQRAFLEVGIDLQQYQRELPADPAERGRHASLLSLAYKRLARIVQGQLRAQAA; encoded by the coding sequence ATGACTTTGCGTTCTGGTTCTTCCTGCCGCAGCTCTCCCGATCTCCCTGGCAGCGACATGCCCTGGGAACAGCTCTACTGCATCCTGCGCCCCAGAGTGGCTCACTGGGTCCACTCTTCTTCTCTCTCTTCCTGGTCTAGACAGCGCGATGAGATCATCACTGACATCGTCCAGGAGACGATGATACGCCTGCTCAACTACGCACGACGAGCCGAACGAGGAGAGGTGGCACCAATCGATTCGTTAGAGCACCTGAGCCTGATCGTGGCCTATAATTGTTTCCGCGATCTCTGGCGCCGCGATCATTGCCTCATCTATATTATACAGCAGGATTACGCCGCTCAGCGCGCCAGCTCACTCTCCTCCTCCCTTGACCAGTTCGAGGCCGTCCTTGATCACGTCTTCGAAGAATGGCTCTTCTCTTTCCTGGCCCGCGAGATTGTCAACTTTCCTGAGAAACAGCGCACCGCCCTCCTGATGGACCTGGCCAACCGCATGCATTTTGGTCCCCAGCCGACGGTCCTCCAACGCGCCTTTCTGGAGGTCGGCATCGATCTGCAGCAGTATCAGCGCGAGTTGCCCGCCGATCCTGCGGAGCGCGGACGCCACGCTTCTCTGTTGAGCCTGGCCTATAAGCGCCTCGCCAGAATCGTTCAGGGCCAGCTGCGCGCTCAGGCCGCCTGA
- a CDS encoding ABC transporter ATP-binding protein: MTEEQEPRSRAETESRSTSVAAARSETGNLVEVRNLVKRFGKLEAVKGVSFSITEGEIFGLLGPNGAGKSTIINILCGYLPPDEGEALVCGYSVRRETQAVKRLLGVVPQEIALYRDLNALENLDFFASLYGVPVHERRVRAEEVLQFVGLYERRKEPLKNFSGGMLRRLNFAVALMHRPRVLLLDEPTVGVDPQSREHIFENIEKLAASGTTVLYTTHYMEEAERLCRRIAIMDEGRIIALGTLEQLLAMRDQTRAVYRPHGLQELFIQLTGKTLRDL; this comes from the coding sequence GTGACAGAAGAGCAAGAGCCACGCTCCAGGGCTGAGACTGAGAGCCGGAGCACATCTGTGGCGGCAGCCAGGTCCGAGACCGGGAACCTTGTCGAGGTGCGCAACCTCGTCAAGCGTTTCGGCAAGCTGGAGGCCGTCAAGGGCGTCTCCTTTAGTATTACAGAAGGCGAGATCTTCGGTCTGCTCGGACCGAACGGAGCCGGCAAGAGCACAATCATCAATATCCTGTGTGGCTACCTGCCACCAGACGAGGGAGAGGCCCTCGTCTGCGGCTACTCCGTAAGACGAGAGACCCAGGCCGTCAAGCGTCTGCTCGGGGTGGTACCCCAGGAGATCGCCCTCTACCGCGATCTCAATGCCTTGGAGAATCTCGATTTCTTCGCCTCGCTCTATGGCGTGCCGGTCCACGAGCGCCGGGTCCGGGCCGAGGAAGTGCTTCAATTCGTCGGCCTCTACGAGCGCCGTAAGGAGCCTTTGAAGAACTTTTCTGGTGGGATGCTGCGTCGGCTCAACTTCGCCGTGGCCCTGATGCATCGCCCGCGGGTCTTGCTGCTGGATGAGCCAACCGTCGGCGTCGATCCTCAGTCGCGCGAGCACATCTTCGAGAACATCGAAAAGCTGGCCGCCAGCGGCACTACTGTCCTCTATACCACCCACTATATGGAGGAGGCCGAGCGACTCTGTCGGCGCATCGCCATCATGGACGAGGGGCGCATCATCGCATTGGGGACGCTGGAGCAGCTTCTGGCCATGCGCGATCAGACACGCGCTGTCTATCGTCCCCACGGTCTACAGGAACTGTTCATCCAGTTAACCGGCAAAACCTTGCGCGATCTCTAA
- a CDS encoding MerR family transcriptional regulator → MDDRVLQSIRKHLQQPETWERIRGYLQLVSEKLTVTIGEAAQLFDFTENQLRDWEERGLLRPLRSRPNTGQRRYPPAELEKLAIIRDLINAGYPPGAIPLDIADLWHALGPASFNGEGHGVAGSHLASPPLPLDRRVAQVESAVFWRYFASQALHHALLLLCEDLSRSHAAILLPRQASDGGRFWQPRLPEELARLGESLIGWLSLGRTLHLFLEVAPAFEYPSDFRIQPLLAEGEARPADPTLLIVPRQMHALNLQRPVVQTVRRLLAPLYACADQWAVYFAPDLRNWLYPARAFPRGIDPSDTVLNGLMDLIIALGGQTPGGADRWHCCCLMMPEDPAAPPGQQVLIVMACSRHSPHRAGQSRIFPNESYLYFRALRSPYLLYRPRLAIRDSAGLSQWPEHFGGGGSAVAIPIGCQSGPALGVLYVFALTQEAFSEDDLRLLRLMALIVEDLLLLYRARLDAMQGLEQLVKAPEVVNSSFINFLSENEFIRDLEVLLAHLQQQTALAGDGAVRTGSDMGQERQEEHSPAGASKGTPTVADAGPAELLYLFPLREAGELETLSIIALDIDNQSQIVRRYGELALRNLTQAIGQRIQRQLVDCRLYHIYGGRFYLLLKNISLERARQIAQTLRQALRRPYRVELLQQSVWQLEPPETSVELADVSVRLGVTLYLRAKLVELLQRYATAPTSALAEVRSLIVGDLDQALSLGQEEGGNCVISWDPQAEDRGPHVRRFIRLETPSNL, encoded by the coding sequence ATGGATGATCGCGTGCTTCAGAGCATTCGCAAGCATCTGCAGCAGCCAGAGACCTGGGAGCGGATTCGCGGCTATCTCCAGCTCGTCAGTGAGAAGTTGACGGTGACGATTGGGGAGGCTGCCCAGCTCTTCGATTTTACGGAGAACCAGCTACGTGACTGGGAGGAGCGTGGCCTGCTGCGCCCTTTGCGCTCGCGCCCGAATACCGGCCAGCGGCGCTATCCGCCCGCTGAGCTAGAGAAGCTGGCGATTATCCGTGATCTGATCAATGCCGGCTACCCGCCTGGGGCCATTCCTCTCGACATTGCCGATCTCTGGCATGCACTGGGCCCGGCCAGCTTCAATGGTGAGGGTCATGGGGTGGCCGGGAGCCATCTGGCCAGCCCTCCGTTGCCGCTTGATCGGCGCGTCGCCCAGGTGGAGAGCGCGGTCTTCTGGCGCTATTTTGCCAGTCAGGCGCTTCATCATGCCCTGCTCTTGCTCTGTGAGGATCTCTCGCGCAGCCATGCGGCGATTCTTTTGCCACGTCAGGCTTCTGACGGTGGCCGGTTCTGGCAGCCGCGCCTGCCCGAGGAGCTGGCACGGCTTGGTGAGTCCCTGATTGGCTGGCTCAGCCTCGGTCGTACCCTTCACCTCTTTCTTGAAGTGGCTCCCGCCTTCGAATACCCCAGCGATTTCCGCATTCAGCCCCTGCTTGCCGAGGGAGAGGCCCGGCCTGCCGATCCAACCTTGCTGATCGTTCCGCGCCAGATGCATGCTCTCAATCTGCAGCGCCCGGTCGTCCAGACCGTGCGCCGTCTGCTCGCTCCTCTCTATGCCTGTGCCGACCAGTGGGCTGTGTATTTCGCTCCCGATCTCCGCAACTGGCTCTATCCTGCGCGCGCCTTTCCCAGGGGCATAGATCCCTCGGATACCGTGCTCAATGGCCTGATGGATCTGATTATTGCCTTGGGGGGGCAGACGCCAGGGGGTGCTGACCGCTGGCATTGTTGTTGTCTGATGATGCCTGAAGATCCAGCGGCCCCGCCGGGGCAGCAGGTCCTGATAGTCATGGCCTGCAGTCGTCATTCGCCGCATCGTGCAGGTCAATCGCGCATCTTCCCTAATGAGAGCTATCTCTATTTCCGTGCCCTGCGCAGTCCCTATCTCCTCTACCGTCCTCGCCTGGCCATTCGCGACAGCGCGGGCCTCTCGCAGTGGCCTGAGCATTTTGGGGGCGGTGGCTCGGCTGTGGCCATTCCCATTGGCTGTCAGTCTGGGCCGGCGCTCGGCGTCCTCTATGTCTTCGCCCTTACCCAGGAAGCTTTTTCCGAAGACGATCTCCGTTTGCTACGCCTCATGGCGCTGATCGTAGAGGACCTGCTCTTGCTCTATCGGGCCAGACTCGATGCCATGCAGGGCCTGGAGCAGCTGGTGAAGGCGCCCGAGGTCGTCAATAGCTCCTTCATCAATTTCCTCTCGGAGAACGAGTTTATCCGTGATCTCGAGGTCTTGCTGGCCCATTTGCAGCAACAAACAGCTCTGGCTGGAGATGGGGCCGTAAGGACCGGGTCGGACATGGGTCAGGAGCGGCAGGAAGAGCACTCGCCTGCTGGCGCCTCTAAGGGAACTCCAACTGTGGCGGACGCTGGACCCGCGGAGCTGCTCTATCTCTTTCCGCTACGCGAGGCGGGCGAACTGGAGACCCTTTCGATTATTGCCCTTGATATTGACAATCAAAGCCAGATAGTCCGTCGCTATGGCGAGCTGGCTCTACGTAATCTGACTCAGGCCATTGGCCAGCGCATTCAGCGTCAGCTCGTCGATTGCCGTCTCTACCATATCTATGGGGGACGCTTCTATCTGCTCCTCAAGAATATTTCGCTAGAACGGGCGCGGCAGATTGCTCAGACGCTGCGCCAGGCCCTGCGGCGCCCTTATCGCGTCGAGCTGCTGCAGCAGTCGGTCTGGCAGTTGGAGCCTCCCGAGACCAGCGTGGAGCTGGCGGATGTGAGCGTCCGCCTCGGGGTGACGCTCTATCTGCGGGCGAAGCTGGTCGAACTGCTGCAGCGCTATGCTACGGCCCCTACCTCGGCCCTGGCTGAGGTGCGCAGTCTGATTGTCGGTGACCTCGATCAGGCGCTCAGCCTGGGGCAGGAGGAAGGCGGCAATTGCGTGATCAGCTGGGACCCCCAGGCCGAGGACCGTGGCCCCCATGTCCGGCGCTTTATCCGACTTGAAACCCCCAGCAACTTGTGA
- a CDS encoding ABC transporter permease, with the protein MQAMFSILKKDFLQMMKDRWSFIWMLLVPLVLVATVGFALSGVYGTGQNTITIQVAVSDQDHGLVGQTVLKALDQHSQQLTINVTRYSDAAGVQKAVADGQGSVTGVIIPAGTTAKLQEAAARGEPTQSLVQIYTIPSSNDPSSAIVQNLVTSAVGQLATATFAGSAAIQEVERICQQPGNHCEPGSVNPQSIASNVGAASFKELPAAQVASLHAGNVPPQVNVFDVALPGYAILFALFGLQSVAGSILEERESGTLRRLLIAPVQRYALLGGKLLTQFLVTMLQLLLLFAIGSFVFKLHVSNWPGVIILLLVSSFAMTGFGILLVSLVRTRRQLAPVLTIVTLTTSAIGGAWWPLWLEPDWLQGVAHVGIVAWAMEALNALMISGRTLAEVLPNIFALIIYGLVCFVLGLVLFRFQPRTTSA; encoded by the coding sequence ATGCAAGCTATGTTCTCAATTCTGAAAAAAGACTTCTTACAAATGATGAAGGACCGCTGGTCCTTTATCTGGATGCTGCTGGTTCCACTGGTACTCGTTGCCACGGTCGGCTTCGCCCTCAGCGGTGTCTACGGCACCGGCCAGAACACCATCACGATCCAGGTGGCGGTCAGCGATCAGGACCACGGTCTGGTCGGTCAGACGGTTTTGAAGGCTCTGGACCAGCATAGCCAGCAGCTCACGATCAATGTGACACGCTATAGCGATGCCGCTGGCGTCCAAAAAGCTGTCGCCGACGGACAGGGCTCCGTGACCGGCGTGATTATTCCGGCGGGCACGACGGCCAAACTGCAAGAGGCAGCCGCCCGCGGTGAGCCAACGCAGAGCCTGGTTCAGATCTATACCATTCCGAGCAGCAACGACCCGAGCAGCGCTATCGTGCAGAACCTGGTCACGAGCGCCGTCGGCCAGCTCGCCACGGCTACCTTTGCCGGTAGCGCCGCCATCCAGGAGGTTGAACGCATCTGTCAGCAGCCTGGCAATCATTGCGAGCCGGGCAGCGTTAACCCACAGAGCATTGCCAGCAATGTGGGCGCAGCCAGCTTCAAGGAGCTGCCCGCAGCCCAGGTGGCCAGCCTCCACGCCGGCAATGTGCCGCCCCAGGTCAATGTATTCGACGTGGCCCTGCCCGGTTACGCCATTCTTTTCGCCCTCTTTGGCTTGCAGTCGGTGGCGGGCAGCATTCTGGAGGAGCGCGAGAGCGGTACCCTGCGCCGCCTGCTGATCGCACCGGTGCAGCGCTATGCCCTGCTCGGCGGCAAGCTGCTCACCCAGTTCCTGGTGACCATGTTACAGCTTCTTCTCCTCTTTGCGATCGGCAGCTTTGTCTTCAAGCTGCACGTCAGCAACTGGCCTGGGGTGATCATCCTGCTGCTGGTTTCCAGCTTCGCGATGACCGGCTTCGGCATCTTGCTGGTCTCGCTGGTGCGAACGCGCCGTCAGCTCGCCCCGGTGCTGACCATCGTCACGCTGACAACTTCGGCCATCGGCGGGGCCTGGTGGCCACTGTGGCTAGAACCAGACTGGCTGCAGGGCGTGGCCCACGTGGGTATTGTGGCCTGGGCTATGGAGGCGCTCAATGCTCTGATGATCAGCGGGCGCACGCTGGCCGAGGTGCTGCCGAACATCTTCGCGTTGATCATCTACGGTCTTGTCTGCTTTGTTCTTGGCCTGGTCCTCTTCCGCTTCCAGCCAAGGACAACCAGCGCCTGA